CAAGCCATCGCGCGACAACGTGTACCGGTTCTTCTTCACGGAGGGCGTGATCGCGTGCAAGAAGGACCGCATGGGCACCTGGACGGGCACCCTCGGCGGCAACACCTTCACGGTTCCGTGCATTCAGGTGATGCAGTTGATGCGCTCTCTGAAGAGCCGCAACCTGATCAAGGAGCAGTACGCGTGGCGCCACTACTACTGGACGCTCAACGACGAAGGTATTGCGTACATGCGCAGCTACCTGCATCTCGCTCCATCTGCGATGCCGAACACGCAGAAGCCGAGCAGCGTGAACTTCGAGAAGGTGACAGagggccgcggccgcggtcgTGGCCGTGGTGGCCGCGGACGTGGCGAGGGCCGTGGCCGCGGGCGTGGTGAGGGCCGTGGCCGTGGTCGTGGCCGTGGCTTCGGTGGCGAGCGCACGAACTaccgtgccgctgccgctgcatcggATGGTGAGGCCGCCCCAGCCCCGGCTGCGGAGTAAGTGACCAGTGCGCGATCGCACAAACTAcctgtgtgtgcgagagGACCGTCTTCCATTAACAATGTAGGACATGCCATGTGTGCCAGCATTGCTTTNNNNNNNNNNNNNNNNNNNNNNNNNNNNNNNNNNNNNNNNNNNNNNNNNNNNNNNNNNNNNNNNNNNNNNNNNNNNNNNNNNNNNNNNNNNNNNNNNNNCCGCGGACGTGGCGAGGGCCGTGGCCGCGGGCGTGGTGAGGGCCGTGGCCGTGGTCGTGGCCGTGGCTTCGGTGGCGAGCGCACGAACTaccgtgccgctgccgctgcatcggATGGTGAGGCCGCCCCAGCCCCGGCTGCGGAGTAAGTGACCAGTGCGCGATCGCACAAACTAcctgtgtgtgcgagagGACCGTCTTCCATTAACAATGTAGGACATGCCATGTGTGCCAGCATTGCTTTTTTTAAGGTTTCTTTCTCTTGTTTGATGCGGTGCCGCATCACTTATTTCGATGCACGCAAAAAAAACCAAAGTGGGCTAGGCGGACTCCGTCGCAAGGAGGTCGCCGGGTGCACTGCGCAGAG
This genomic stretch from Leishmania donovani BPK282A1 complete genome, chromosome 36 harbors:
- a CDS encoding 40S ribosomal protein S10, putative produces the protein MSTYVPKPSRDNVYRFFFTEGVIACKKDRMGTWTGTLGGNTFTVPCIQVMQLMRSLKSRNLIKEQYAWRHYYWTLNDEGIAYMRSYLHLAPSAMPNTQKPSSVNFEKVTEGRGRGRGRGGRGRGEGRGRGRGEGRGRGRGRGFGGERTNYRAAAAASDGEAAPAPAAE